The window AAGTCCTGAGTGCTGGGGAAGGGACCAGATGTACTAGAGGAGTGAAAGCTGCTGGACCATCTCAGAGCCCTCCTTTTCTGTCCTCTTTGTCCCTGGCCTGGCTGATGAGGGGTGAGGAGAGTTCAGGGACTCAGGCCAGGAGGCCAGAGCCTGGATTCCAAGCCCAGTCCAGTCTCTGCATAATCTTGCCCCTGGGGAGGAGCCCTCCCCCAACATTGGGCTCAGCATCCTCTGTGACCCCTCGACCTGAACCCCACAGAAGAACCAGCAGTGACTTGGTGATGTCCTCCCCCCATTCCACCCATCATTCATCATGATATAACAGCAAGCCATAAAACACCATGCTGTCCAACAAAGTTGTCATTTTCCTGTGTTGAGTACTACAGCACTACCGTTTAAATATCAAACTTTGAATTATTTCGATAAATGAGTCTTCTTTTGTGGGCCTCTGTGAGCTCCTTAAACATGGGCAAGCTCTGCAGCTGAGTGACCCAGTGATGCCTGGGCCCCTCCATACAGGAGGCGGGGTTCATTGTGTTCCTGGGGAGGACCCAggactcccctccccttccccacagaTAGCTGCCAGGTGTGGCCAGGGTTGGAGTGGGCCTCTCACCCACCCACCTTTTGCTTACTGATGTGTGCCtgtcccccactccccacccctgcaaCACACACCAGAGGGCCGGGCCTGTGCCGTTGTCTTTGACTGCAAGTTCATTGAGACGTCGGCTGCGCTGCACCACAACGTCCAGGCGCTGTTCGAGGGTGTCGTGCGTCAGATACGCCTGCGCAGGGACAGCAAAGAGGCCAACGCGCGTCGGCAAGCGGGTACCCGGCGGCGAGAGAGCCTGGGCAAGAAGGCGAAGCGCTTCCTGGGCCGCATTGTCGCTCGAAACAGCCGCAAGATGGCCATGCGTGCCAAGTCCAAGTCCTGCCACGACCTGTCGGTGCTCTAGGCCCTGGGGCCCTCGCTGTATTGTGCAGACAGATGGGCAGATTGGTGGGCTGGCCCAGCCAACCGCCCGAGGTGCCTCAGAGCTGGCTCAGACTCTGGGCGTCCCCCACCTCGCTGtcatggacagacagacagacagtgcTGCCCAGGGAGGCGACTCCCAGTGGCCGTCGAGGGCTGGGCCCACTGAGATGCCTGTGCCAGCCTGTGTGCATCCCAAGCAGCAGGCTGACTCCTGCCAGCCCTTGGGGACAGGCCTATGAGTGGGGAGAGGACTGTGCCTTTCTCTACACCCTGGTGTGCATGCCCTGGAGGGAGGCTGTTCAGTGCAGTGGCTATTTGTTTACATGCAGATTTTTGTAATAAAGACTATTTCCTGATAGGCCAGGGCTGGTGACTCTGTTTTCTTTGATTCTGGGGGCTGTAGGAACAGGAAAGTTTCCTTAAGTTGAGGAAGGGGCCTCACTGACCCACCCTAGTCTGTGGCCTTAACTATTCTAATGTTTGTGCCCAGGTGCGTCCAAGGGGCAGGTGTGGGTTGTGGTCTGGTTGCTGGGGTaaacggggtggggggtgggggttcaaGCAGCAGGAAGAGACATGAACCTCACCCAACCTGTTATTCAGATTCTTCTGTACAGGGGCCTGGCATTGCCCAGCTCATCAAGGGTTCAATCACtgcaaatccactccagtatccttgcctggagaatcccatggacagaggagcctggtgggctacagtttatagggtcacaaaggtcaaacacgactgaagtgacttagcacacacacatgcacaaggaAGGCACACTCAGGTGGACTTGACTCCGAGTGGCTCCCCACTTCCTAGCAGAGGCTGGGTTGCTAGGCAGGAAGTGGTGGGGGGACAGGGAGGGCCATTCTTCTCCCCACTGAGTGGCCACACCAGAGGGTTCCATGCTCGGCATTGCCTAATGTAGGAGCAGGTCCCTGGGGCCCTCCTTGCCTGGAATGAGAGGCCTTGCATTCTCGTGTAAATGTGTGCATCTTTGCTGATAGCTGGAGGTGTGTATCTCCCCACCACTCTCACCTGGGAAGGGGAGCCTTCTGGGCACAGGTGCTTGCTCGGATTTACCATCATGGTTTCAGGAGTGAGCATCCCCATTCAACAATGGCGGATGGGGGATGAAGCACTTACCTGGGGCCCCACGGGCAGAAGTGGCTGAGTGGGGACTGGGAGCCCAGATGCAGCCTGGGACAAGGCTGGGAACGGTTTCTGAAAAGGTTCCGGGCCAGGATCCAGACATTTCTATATTAGTCAATTTTTTCAGGGCTCCTGGGAGCCCTCAGGACTTGGTTAGAACTCTGACTGCAGTTGTTCAATAGCAGGTGGAGGTTTGAAAGCCGTTCCTCAGGTGTGTGATCCCCGTGACTAACCACATGCCCCCAGGGCAGCTCAAAGCTGCATTCCCGCTCCCAGTCTCAGTGTCCTTCACCAAGGCAAATGGCAGGCAGAGGCACCAAGGCAGGTGAGGATGCTGAGGCCTGAAGAAGATTCCAGACCTTCCGAGCTCTGTCACTtattggctgtgtgaccctgggcaagtcactcaacctctctgtgctccAGTGTGTGACATGGGCACGATGCCCTTTTCAGAACGGAATGGGTGGAATAATGACGGTATCTGCTTAGAGTGGTGCCAGTCACATAGCTAGAGACCCCTCTCATGCGGTCTTAATTACACTATGAGACCCTTTCAACATTCCCACGCAGCACTGCTCCGGGCTGGGGTGCCCAAGTGACCTGGAGGCAGGAACTCAGCTTGTGATGGACAAAGTTGGAGTCAGCTGAGGGGTCCTGATCCAGCCTTCTAGCCTGAGACAAATTAACCGGATATGCAATGGGAAGGACTCCGGGGAAACCACAGGAGAGGTCGGAGACCAAGATCCCTGACCTTTCCCACCCTCTTCCCACCACTCCACACACTCAGGCCCCAGGAGCTTCTCCCGACTCTTTTAGGCTGCACCAGTGGGGGAAGGGCCTCCTGTCAGCCCTGCAACTCCCTCAAGGTCACCTGAACTGGCTCAAACTCCTCTCTCCTCTCAAAGGCACGAGACAGTCCATTGTCCCAGCCCTGTCTGTGTCCAGGGGTTAGTGTGAGCACCTAGGGAGCCTTAGGGGTTCTCACAGGCTGCTATCCTCCTACCCCCACCCACTGGTCACACTGGTGGGTGGTCTGGAGCTCCAAATATCTGGTTCAGGTCATGCACCACTCCTCTATCCTGCACATGGCACCTCCAGCTCCTTATCTTAGTTCCACAAGTCAGTTGGGAGCTGCCAGAGCCAGGCAAGGACCAGGTCATTAATTGCTGGGTCCCTGAGTCTTGCCCTGGAGGGCCTCCGAGTCTGATGGAAGAGATAGCTAATAACAAGCTGGTGCCCTCCTCGTGTTAATAGATATAGTACTATCTCTATGGCATATGGGCATGGGTAGGGGTGAAGTATTTCCATGGGAGAGCCCTGAACAAACCTGGGAGCCCAGGGAAGCTTTCCTGGGAGCAGGGAATATTTGAGCTGAGTGCAGAAGCCTGAGCAGGTGATCAGCAGACAGATGAAGGAGTGAGAAGGGCATTCAGGAAAAAGGAACAGCGTGGGCCAAGGTGAAGCTGCAGACACTGGTGCATAAGGGGAAGAAGTGGGAGCAAGCCTGGAGCCACGGGAAAAAGGGTCATGTCCAAATCCAGGGGGCCGAGAAGTACCCACTGAGCTGTGTAGGGGTGGGACAAGCGCCAGGTCGAAGATCTCTCCACCTCCTGGGGTTGGCGGTCATGGATGCCGAGCAACCTCCAGCTTTTCAAAGTCAATGAGTAACTTGAGGGGCTGGGCAGGGTCAGGACTGCTGCTGTGGGCCCAGGGGTGTTTTCCACTCCTGAGCAAGCGTGGCTGGCCCGCCTACCTGCTCAAGTGTCCGCCCTGCCCTGTTCCACCCAGTTCGGCCTGGCCAGCACTCCTGTAGAAAGACTCCTCTTACCTGGCAGCTGGACCAAGGGAAGCCAGCCTCGGGCATCAGCGGGTGAgggcctgggacctgggacctgggTTGGTGTCAGGGCTGAGGCGGGGGTTGGTGGCAGGGGAGGGAGAAACACCGCCCTGTCATCCAGGGAAGACTCCCCGGGAGTGATTGGTGTGGTTGTCCGCTCTCTGGGTGCCCAGGGCCATGCTGAGTGCTGGAAAACACTGAGGTGAGGGCAGGGGTCCTGTCCTGTGAGGGCTCCATGTCTGAAGGATAACAGTGGGAGCTAAAACAATCTTGGAGACCCTGAACCCTGAGTCCTGTGTTTCAGGAAGAATTCTCCCGTGGTCAAATCCTCTGTGACCTTGGTCAGCTCTTGCCCTTCAGGCCTTGCCTACAATGTGAGGCGGCCACAGGAGGTGGCCCACAGGGTCATCAGGGTTTTTCTAGCTTCAAACATTGGTGATTCAGGGAGACTGCCAGGAAATGAATACTTTGGGATCTACGAGCTGGGGAGGCTATGGTGGGAAGGAGACAGAAGTCTGGAGGTGAAGCTCCCCGTGGAGACCCTTGTGGGCACAAGAACCAAGAGATGCAGGGCACCTGGACCTGGGGGTCTTGGTGGACCTGGCCAAGGAGCTAGATACTGCGCTGCAGGCAATGGGGAGCCACAGGTCCCTCAAAACAGAGGAAGAGGAGGCCAGTCTGTTGTGAAGCCCGGCTATGTGTGTGCAGTAGGCTCAGGCCGGTGAcaagggtgggagggggtgggggcagtgtccaagtggtggggggcggggctgcTCTGAGAACTGCTGGGGCAGCAGAAGGCAGGGCACAGGAGGAGGCCTGACTGCCTGCCCCCTGGTCCAGCTAGAGGAGGGGGGGCCACTGGACCCCAGGGGGCCTGGGGAAGCTGTGGGAATGGGTGAGGAACACTTTCTCGAGGGAGGGTTATGGGAGGGACCCTCTGCCCACCAACCTGGGCTGGATCCTTACAGGCCCATCCTGACCATGGTCCCTGCCTGGCTCTGGCTACTTTGCTTCTTAGTCCCCCAGGTGAGTTGGGCCCTCTCTTTGCCCTCAGATCCTGGCCTTGGGGGTTGTACCTTCACCCCCTACTCCACCTGGACCAGTTGCACTGACTATGGATGGTGTGTCTGGGGGATGTGGTTCTAGGCCTGTCTTGGGGTTAGGAGGTCAAAGGCCAGGGAGCGGAGGGATAAAGTATGACCAGGCCCAGGGGAGGAGTAGAAATTCCCCTTCTCTGTTGGGTTGTAACACCCATGGGAGGAAGGTACAGCTTGGTGACGTGTTGAGAATCCCTCCACAGGCTCTCCCTAGAGCCCAGCCTGCAGAGCTGTATGTCGAAGTCCCGGAGAACTATGGTGGAAATTTCCCTTTGTACTTGACAAAGGTGAGTCTGAGAGCTGACTGGGTGGGCTGCCCTCCCCACAGGTCCTGTTTCCCCTACCTCCAGCATCCATTTCTCTTCATTGCTCTGGCTTTCTAGAGAGTATGTGGTATAGTGTGAATGGCTAGTAAGATTTTCATCTCAGAAGAAAGTAGAGCTTCAAACGGAAGGAGAGGGACATgtctggtggttcagtagttaggGCTCAGTGCTCTTGCTGCcggggccccaggttcaatccctgatcaaggagCTAAAAATCCCAGAGGCTGCACGGCATggccaaaacattttaaaacataaaaattaattaattaattaaaggaTGAAGTGGTGGAGGAGGGGTTTCAAGCTTCAGGAAGTAGGGCAGAGAGTATAAGGGAGCACCCAACACAGGGGAAAGAGCTCTGGCTTTGAATGTCCATCCTGTTCCTTACTGGCTTTGTGACCTCGGGCAAGTGCaagccctctctgagcctcagtttccccatattAAAAAACGGGGCTATTGGGTGGAAGGGGCATCCCCCAGACTCGCCCCTAGCTCGCTTTACCTCTGTTCTTCCCCCACCAGCTGCCGTTGCCCCGTGAGGAGGCTGAGGGCCAGATTGCACTGTCAGGAGATACAGGAGTGGCAGGGGAGGGCCCCTTTGCTGTGGATCCAGAATCTGGCTTCCTGCTGGTGACCAGGGCCCTGGACCGGGAGGAACAGACAGAGTACCAGCTACAGGTACGGCTGggccagggggagggggaagtcGCCGGGGGAGGGTGGGGCTCTGACCACTCCTTCTTGTCAGGTCACCCTGGAGACCGAGGACAGACGTGTCCTGTGGGGCCCGCAGCCTGTGCGTGTGCACGTGAAGGATGAGAACGACCAGGTGCCCCACTTCTCCCAGGCCACCTACAAAGTTCAGCTGAGCCGGGGTACTAGGCCGGGTGAGTGCCCAAAGCAGTGAGCTCACAGCAAGGTCAGTTGGGCACTGAcgggagaaaagagaggaagctGATGGCCAGAGAGATGGCATAGGGACAGGGCAACAGGGTCCAAACCGCCTCCCTCCCATTTCTGTCCCATCCGCACCCCCCACCCAGCTGAGGGTCCACAGGTGAGTTCCATCTACTCTaggcctcagtttactcatctgtgaagtgggttgAAGAGTCTTGGCGCACCTTCAGAATCCTGATATGATGATGGGTATGAAAGGCAGAACCAGGGAGAGACAGGCGAAGCTTGGGAGACTCTCCCCACCCCTTTGTCCCTAATGGTAAACTCTCCCCATACTCCCAggtgtccccttcttcttcctgGAGGCTTCCGATGGGGATGAGCCAGGCACAGCCAACTCAGATCTTCGGTTCCACATCCTGAACcaggccccagcccagcctgctTCAGATATGTTCCAGCTGGAGCCTCGGCTGGGCGCTCTGGCTCTGAGCCCTGAGGGTGAGCCTGAGCTCAGTGTGAAAAGGGAGGGACGGGGAGAGCTGGGTTTCATCTGAGCTGTAGGATGGGTTTGCATCTCAAGAGataaaagaggaggaaagagtaTTGCAGCTGGAGAGGGTAGCAAGGCAAAATCATGTGTGGAGCCAGGACCATGCATGGAGAGTTAAGAAACGTGTGCCTGGaagtagggtttccctggtggttcagtggtaaacagtccacctgcaatgcaggaggaccaggtttgatccctgggttgggaatatcccctggagaagggaattgcaacccactccaatatccttgcctggagaatcccacagacagaggagtctggtgggctacagtccatggggtcacaaagagttggacacaactgagcaactaagcatgcacgtgACTGGAAGTGCCTCAACCCTACATTCTACAAACCTGGGCCTAAGAGGCAAGGGTGGGAGAGACCTGAGGGGTTGTGGCCCAGAACCTTGTGGCTGGGAGACCTTGGGACGGATGGCAAGAGAGACCTGGACATGGGAGTTCAGACCAAAGaaacaaattgggaaaagaaaaagtagtcaATCATACAACTCTCTCATTCGCCTATCTACCACCCAACCACATATATAGTCCATCTACCCAACCATCCATCCACAGGTCCAAATCCCCATCTATCTGCCCTCCCAAGCCTCTATCTATCCAGTCAACTGTCCATTTATCCAACCAGTCATTCACTCATCTACATATCCACCCATGTACCCCCTCATCCTGGCCATCCACGAATCCAGTACATCAAGCTTTCATTGTGTGGACAGATGTGCAAGTGATTCTGCAAACTGTCAAGTCCAGGTTGGCTGCTCACGATGGTGCTACAGGTCCCTCTCATCCCTTGGCCAAGACAGTATCCTGAACACCTGCCGTGTACGTGTCTTTGTGTTTGGTTCCTTGCTGAGAAGGATGCACTGGCCCCCTGACCAGCTGACTGCCTTCCCCTTCTAGGGAGCACCAGCCTAGACAAGTCTCTGGAGGGGCACTACCAGCTGTTGGTACAGGTCAAGGACATGGGTGACCAGGCCTCGGGCCACCAGGCCACAGCCACCATAGATGTCTCTATAGTGGAAAACACCTGGGTGCCCCTAGATCCTGTCCGCCTGGCAGAGAATCTCCACGTCCCATACCCACACCACATTGCTCAGGTGAGTAAATAGCTGTTACAGCTGAGATAACCCCGTGGATGATGCAGCTGGGCCTGAGTCTTATGGAGGTTTGGGGTTTGGATCTGGGGTGCAACTTGACCTTGACCCCTGCTCCACCCCTGACTATGCTCCCCTCTCCTCTGTCCCCATCAGCTTCCACGATGCAATGAGTGTTTAAAGGACCAGGCCCTGAGCTCCTCAGTTGGCCGTCCCCTGGTTGGCGTGGCTCTCTGCTCTGACCTCCTGAGCTCACCCCAGGCTTCCTCACAGAACAGCTGCTACCTCCTTGCTGCCATGGGGATTGTCACCTAGGCCAGGAATGTCTCAGGCCTCCTCGAGGAATGCCCTGGGGTCAGGCTCAGTCCCAGAGAGGAGAGAATAAAACAATCTGGTCATTCAGACACGTTGGGCAGGATCCAGGCTTGAACCAGGGCAAGGCCACCACAGGGTTGTCACGACAACCTCCCTAAACAAAAGGATCATACCTGGTCTCCCAAGAGGACATGTGCCTGGAGTCACATGGCAGTTGGGGCGCAGGCTCCCTAAACCATGAACAGTTGGAACATAAGGGATAACGTGGACTATTCCTGCCCTTCATCCTGGAGACCTTCATTCTGTGTCTCCCTCGCAGGTCCACTGGAATGGGGGGGATGTACATTATCACCTGGAGAGCCAGCCCCAGGGACCCTTtgatgtggacacagaggggaaacTCTACGTGACCCGGGAGCTGGATCGAGAAGCCCAGGCTGAGGTGAGATGAAGGGGGAGCCAGGACAGGCCGAGGGgtgtttggtccctggtcagggggctTCTGGGGGTGTCACATCCTCCACAGGcactgaggcagaagaactggAGCTGCCCACCcttcagaagagaagagaagacccTGGTCTTCACCTGAAGCCCTCCCACTACCCACTACAGTACCTGCTCCGGGTGTGGGCTCAGAACACCCACAGTGAGGACTACGCAGAACCACTGGAGCTGCAGGTGGTGGTGACGGATGAGAATGACAACGCACCCATCTGCCCGCCACGAGGCCCCTCAGTCAGCATCCCAGAGCTCAGCCCCCAAGGTGGGCTATGGGCCCTGTTAGGGGGTGGGGTAGTGGTAAAGTCCTTGTGAACTATGCCACGTGACCCTCCTGTGCTATGGGGCCAGCCAGCCCCAGGCCGCTATATCAACATCCGACCcaacccacacacatacactaagAAGAGTGGGGGGTAAGGCCTCCAGGCTTGGCTGTGGTCCCACCCAGGTGGGTGTCATCTTCGCAGGCACCAAGGTGGCTAAGATTTCGGCAGAGGACACAGATGCTCCCAGTTCCCCCAATTCCCATGTTGTGTATCAGCTACTGAGCCCTGAGCCTGAGGAGCCGGCAGAACTGAGAGCCTTCGAGCTGGACTCCACCTCGGGCAGCGTGACCCTGGGGGCTGCCCAGCTCCAAGCTGGCCAGAACATCCTGCTTCAGGTGCTGGCCATGGACCTAGGAGGAGCAGATGGTGGTAAGTGCCCCAGTAGTGACCACGGTTCCCTGACCCCTCAGCTCCCACCCTGGCCTCCCCAACATGCCCTCCTCTGTCTCAGGCCTCAGCAGCACCTGTGAAATACCAGTCACCATCACGGACATCAATGACCACGCCCCGGAGTTCACCACTTCCCAGGTAAGCAGGCACAGGGAAGGACCCCTTCAGCAGGCACTAATGGTAGGCTCACAGCCCCTCGCCATCTCTCCAGATTGAGCCCGTAAGTCTCCCTGAGGATGCAGAGCCTGGGACTCTGGTGACCACACTCACGGCCACTGA of the Cervus canadensis isolate Bull #8, Minnesota chromosome 18, ASM1932006v1, whole genome shotgun sequence genome contains:
- the CDH16 gene encoding cadherin-16 translates to MVPAWLWLLCFLVPQALPRAQPAELYVEVPENYGGNFPLYLTKLPLPREEAEGQIALSGDTGVAGEGPFAVDPESGFLLVTRALDREEQTEYQLQVTLETEDRRVLWGPQPVRVHVKDENDQVPHFSQATYKVQLSRGTRPGVPFFFLEASDGDEPGTANSDLRFHILNQAPAQPASDMFQLEPRLGALALSPEGSTSLDKSLEGHYQLLVQVKDMGDQASGHQATATIDVSIVENTWVPLDPVRLAENLHVPYPHHIAQVHWNGGDVHYHLESQPQGPFDVDTEGKLYVTRELDREAQAEYLLRVWAQNTHSEDYAEPLELQVVVTDENDNAPICPPRGPSVSIPELSPQGTKVAKISAEDTDAPSSPNSHVVYQLLSPEPEEPAELRAFELDSTSGSVTLGAAQLQAGQNILLQVLAMDLGGADGGLSSTCEIPVTITDINDHAPEFTTSQIEPVSLPEDAEPGTLVTTLTATDADLEPAFRLMDFAIEAGDEEGTFSLDWEPDSGHVQLRLLKNLSYEAAPSHKLVVVVRNVEELVGPGPGPGATATVTVLVERVVPPPQLDQESYEASVPISTPAGSLLLTVQPSDPMSNPLRFSLVNDSEGWLCIKEISGEVHTARPLQGAQPGDMYTVLIEAQDADEPTLSTSATLVIHFLKALSAPAPTLAPVPSRHLCTPRQDHGVVVSGPREDPDLAGRHGPYSFALGPNPTVQRDWRLRALNGSHAYLTLGLHWVEPREHVVPIVVSHSDQIWQIQVRVIVCRCNVEGQCMRKVGRMKGMPTKLSAVGILVGTLIAIGIFLILIFTHLTLARKKDLDQPVDSVPLKAAV